The DNA segment GCCTTGCTTCAAATCCAGCTTGCTTGTAGATCTCCTCTGgcgtattttttttttccgctgCGAGAGTCAACAGAGGGCCATACGACTGCAACATGTTTCGGCGCCTttcctctgctgcagcgacacgGCCGATGGCGACTATGGAGCATCCGTTGACCTCTGCGATGCAGTCCCAGTCGGTGACAaacacgcgcgctgcagtCTCACGTGTCGCGATGCGCGCTTGCAGCAtcaccagcggcacctcATCAGGCGACGTCTCTGCTACAAAGGGTGCCGCCTTTAGCGCGAGTCGATCCGGCCAGCGCGCGCCGTCGATCAACTGCGTGACACTCGTTGGCGTGGTGCATGACATCCAAACCGGCTACGTCTTCGAAGACGCTGTCACCCAATTCACGCTCACCACGACAAGCCTGGACGCGGCGAACCAAGCCCAAGAGTGCGTGGTGGAGAAGGACCATCACACTGTGCGCTGCTATGGCGATGTCTTTTCCCGAGAGGTCCGCGCTAAACTGAGCGAGGGAAATGTGGTTTGCGTGAATGGCCGTCTGCGCTTGAATCCGCAAATGGAGCCGTCGTGCAACAAGTACTACTACTTCCCCTACATCCAAGTTCAACCGCCGCACGGCCAGGTAAGCGTCGTGTACGGAGACCGTCGCTCCCCTCCGTCGCCGGTGAACGCGGCGACGGGCGAGCTGAACAATGGAAACGACAATCCCacaagcagcgcagcaccggccgaggacggcgatgCTAGCGCGACGACGCAGAAGACGCCATAAGAGCGCCGGATCGAGAATGCGGTTCCGACTCGCCTCTGCTCCTcggcgcgcctcctcccctcttctcccgctATCGCACCACTTAAgggcgaggcagagaagagggggcaGGATCGAGTGCAGGCGGATCATTTGCGGCGGGAActcttctttctttccttgaGGCGAGCAGGTGCTCTACCGACAGAGCGTCAGTGCGAGCGTACGCTGTTGCTGTGCAGGCGACGCTCTTGCCTGCTGATGTGTTTCTCTTCCTTGAAATGTTGACGTGCGCACTCTGAGTAAGCGCGAGGCTGCTGGATTTGATCCGCAGGCGTGGGGACTGGAGCAATGGCTTTGATTGCGGTGGCGTGCAATAGAACTCTATCTCGCACTTCCTGTGGTATTGGACATCTTTCGCTGCTCTCTCCCCCCAATGCACATGCAGGAAAGCGAACACAGGCATGCTGTGCGATGACACCGACCTGGGTAGACTCCTGACTCTCCCACTTACCCACCCAATCCATTTCGTGCGCATCGGTATTTACACTGCAATAACTCTCAATTCCTTTACACAAGTGCCCCTCTTTCCTGCCGTTCCCGACCGAAGAAAAGGGACTTCTCGTCTCGTCGCGCTTGGCACCGGACACGCGGGCTCGCTTCGTAGAGGACCTCGCTATCCCTCCGGGAATCCTCCGTCGAAGTGCGctgccttctctcccctctccaaTCTCTGTGCAACTATAGAGTCGGTTGGATtcggggtgggtgggagagggaTACAAGCGCATAAGAGGGGTCGGCCCAACACGCGAGCAACGGGCTACTCCGCACGCAAAaccgtgtgtgcgtgtgcttgctgAAGGCGTCACAATGCCCGGCCTGCTGCTTTCGCTGCCTTCTGCTGAGACACGCCACCTTACCCTACTCATTTTCTCCCCCTACTCTgcatctttctctctcctctcatGCCCGGCAAAACGCACACATACGTGGGTGTGCGCATCTCCGCTTTTTTATGGCTCTCGCGTCGTGGTTTGTGGGCCCACTTTGGTTTCTGCCCCCACCCTTTTTCCCGTTTTCTTGGGGTCGGCGCTCATTGCGTTGCACATGGCACTACTCCAGTGCTTCCTAGTCCGAGTCTCCTCCGCTCCCACTCTCTTGCTGTGCATATGTATATATCTCATTACACTCCCCCCACGTATCATTCTTCATTGTTTTGTGAGGAGAGTCTGTGCTTTTCCACTTTCACTCGTGCACACACCTtgcctacacacacacacacacacacacgcacgcacacacaggctGACACGACGCATACAACCGCTTGCTCGAATGGGAAGAAGCGTCTTTGACTCTTGAAGTACAGAGGAGGAACCGAAAAGCTGCACTTACACGGAACAGACACGTCGAGGCATCTGCGCCACGGCCCACACCTTGGTATTCTGGCCTCCATCCTCCTCCGGCTTTACTGCCGCGCTGTGTGGCTCTTTCAGTGCCTCCTGTTTCACTCACCGCTCTTCCTGTACCTTAGCGTCTATATTTATTTCTTACAGGTTGCCCCCGCCAAGCAGtgctcttccttttttctctcaATCTCCTGATTGCCCGTTCTCGAAacaaaccaaaaaaaaaagaagcagcagctctcgTCTTTACTTGTTCTGCTTTTCGTTTTATTGCAACAAGGGCCGCTGTGCAAGCACCTCACCCTTTGCCGCGCAGCCTTCACTTCCCCTAACGtttcccccttctctcccttcctcgctctctccacACCTCCACAGCTGTCTCGTTGcatctctctgtgcgtgcctgcgtgtgcgtctgtctgCCTCTTCTCTTGTAAGGCAATAACTGTTATGAgagcttttttttcgttcccTTGCCTTTCGCTCTCCGTGCCGTGTTGGGTTCCGTCCTCGCTTTTCCccgctcgtcgtcgtccatgCGCGCCGCCCTGGCGTTGCCTGGGTAGTCGACGCCACTCCTACATTGCTCTCAACATTCTCCGTCTTCTTTCGTATTTGTTGTACCCGTTGAGCTTTCGACGTTTCCTTtgcctttccctctccccgctACACCGTCGCATGGTGCGGTGTATGTACGCTCCCCGCCACaacgcaaacacacagaaacacgcacacacgggaCCACAGAATTACAACACGATTAGCGGCGGCAACCAAAAACttctgcggccgctgctaTTGATGCCCGTGCTTTTCTCATTGACGTTCTCGTTTTCGTCTTCTTCTCGTCTCTTCTGACCAGGCGCttatccttttttttcctttgaGGGGGAGGCTCAGCCTGTGTACAGAGCAAtcatcaccgccgcttcCTTTTGCAAGGTCAGTCATGGGCACTGACAAGGCTCTGTCCGAAAAGCTCGTCTTGGAGAAGACGAAGGTGAAGTCGTTGAGCGATGTGCAGCGGCTTGACATGTGGGGTGAGGGACTCACTGACATCTCACTCGTAGCGAAACTTCCCCGGCTCGAAGTGCTCGCCCTCGCAGCGAACAACGTGTCCTCGCTGAAGGCGTTGCAAGGATGCGAAATGCTGCAGGAGTTGTATCTGCGGAAGAACAAGGTGGCGAACCTTCGCGAGGTGACTGCCTTGCGGGTGCTGCCGACGCTTAGCgtgctgtggctgcgtgACAATCCATGTGCGCAGCACCCGTACTACCGCGAGTTCGTGTTGCACTGCTGCCCGGGATTGCGACAGCTAGACGGGGTCGAGGTCACCGCAGATGAACGTAAGGCAGCGGCAAAGCGCTTGACAACCAAGGCGCTGGACGAAATTCTCGGCAGGACCGCATCCGCGGATGCAGCCTCGTCTCCTCGACCCAAGAAGAGCtctggcgccggcagcagtcCTGCAAAGGCGACGGACGTCACGCCGTCAAGCACGCCCGGCGGTGTCTCTGACAGCACTGCCACGATTGAGGAGCGGAACGCCAGCGGCAGGTCGGTCCTATTCACCACTGTTGCTGCCCAGCGCGCGATGCTGCTGTCCattgtgtcgctgctgtcggagTTGACTGTGGAGTCgttggagctgctgcagcgcgaagTGCAAGAGCGCGTTGAGAAACAGAAGGAAAAGCTTACCAAGTACGTACAGGAGAATTCGCAGTAGCTGCCTGATGATGAACAGAGTACCCTGTCCCCATGTCTCGACACGGCCTTGTTGACTTTCcattctttcttttcctcctctttaTAATAAGCgcgtgcccctctctccgtccCTTTCTCACTCACGCATGCTGTTCTGCACCGCGCGGGCACATTGCACACTCACTGGCTGTTTTTTGTCGCTGTTCTCCTTTTCTGGGAGCGCTCAGCGTAATGATGCTCCCTTTTTCTCCGTGCCGTCATCTCGATCGTGGCGCAGCGGGGACACTTTTCTTTGGAAAACGGAACTTCTCCGCCATCCTGTTGGTTTGTTGGTGATTCATCGAAACATGACACGGTGGACAGAAGACGCCGCAGTGCGTCGTATGCTGAAGGCCTAGTGCACCCCCAATCTATGTGTGGGGGCGCTAGACAAGCCCCTCGATCCCGGCCAATGCCGAACCACTTGTGGTGGTGCCAGGGTCAAGCATCAGTGTCGTGGGGCAGTCAGGGCGATGTATCGCTAGGGATGCCGGCGTCCAGGTCCTGGGTTGGCGGTGCGTCAGGGCGACAGGCGACAGTGCACACGTCTGAGCCATCCACATGATAGGCGAGGCGTTACGGAGACTGGAACGTatcccacccacccctctcaCTGCCTGCTaatgaggggggggggggctgagTGTCAccgcgagggggatgcaacaggtggcggccggcatgatgggaggagcggctgtgggccgacctgcgaggcgggcaTGTGTTTAGGGCTTGAGGCAGGGCCTGTTGTCGGATTAGTGAGTCGTCTCATTGCTGCGCCGAGTGTCTAGCGCTGTTttgcaccacgcggatggggcTGGTGACGGGGCCGGGCTTAGAGTGGCGCTTGACTCATGTTGTGTGGCATAACGGGCTCGGTGAAGCGGAAAAAGGACGCCAACACTACGGCCAcatgtgtgggtgtgcgtctCTTTTATTTGCATGCACTGGTGTGATTCGCGGGTGTGTATGGTTGTGTGGCACACTTTTTCCCTTCTTTTGATTTCGTCggcccttttttctttccgcgGTGGATGGTGGACATCGCCGAGGTTCAACCACCCCCACACCCccaccgcacacacaaaaatgAGGTGGAAACACGACACACCgacaaaaaagagagaagagccCCCGCTCCTCGGACAATTCGTTGCACTTGCTCTCATTCAGCGAGTGAGACGGATACCGAGCCTTCTACCGAGGTCATCCTTCGCACAAACCACGCCTTTCAACCACCCTTCTCTGAGGGTAAGGAGCGACATACAACAGTGCACCTGGCCACCACTGCATCTACAAACGGGACTCACGCGGTGCCGGGCGTGGTCGGTTTCCTATCCGCCAAGCGCACTTGCTAACTGTCACATCGAGACGTATCTACCGCTTCCCCCTGCCATCTAAATTATCTGCTCTGCTTGGCGCTCTTCAaactatttttttttgttgttggaTACTCCCCCTTGCCTCACTTTCCCCTCTGCTCCCGGtcggacacacacgcacatgccaTCGACCCAGCCTTTTCGTCTCCCCCACCCATTCGgctcccttttcttcttcACGCTGTGATTCTGCGCGTGTGAACGTCAAACTCGCACACGCATTCGTTTTCGTCCACCGTGCGCCACTATCAACAGCCGAGGACGTAGTAACCGCCCCCCTGCCCTCCtgacgaaaaaaaaaatacgggaaaaacacacagacaaTAAAGCAAGAAGCCGCAAACACAAACAAATTCCTCTCCCCCGTGAACATCCACAAATTCTATATTTCACCTACAGTGTCTTCTTTACACGCCTGTCATTGCTCAGATTCCCCAAACATCATCGACACACGTGCCGTTGTCTCTGCTTCTacttctcccctctctccttgtaCACAAACTCTCCCTTTTTCTCGCCACGCCTTTCCGTCCTTCCCACCACCTCCCGTTCTCATACCTGCTATCTTGCACTGCACCTTGCGCGCTTCGAGgttctctctgcttctctccctgccgcggcgtcatCAATCTCTTCTTGTGCGCCGGCGTGTCATCCTCGATCTCACTTTGCTGctgtgcctgcctgcctgcctgcctgcctgtctgtgtgtgtgtgtgtgtgcattcCCTTTTTCGATTTTCCTTGGacccgttttttttttgtttgttgtcTGTTGTGATTTTTGTCGCTTTGCATTTCCTCTTTTCCCGGGCTTGATGCTTTAGAGGAACGTTACGAAGGCCAGCCGCAGCGTTTACGTGCTTGTATGCTAGATATCCACGCCACCCCATCTTTTTGTTTGCCCCATCGTCGCCCTCGACGGCCTCGCAGtctacatacacacacacacacacacacacacaccactaccaccaccaccgcccgcTCCTCTTGTGTCGTACATGTGAGTGTGAGGCTGGTTAGCTTTCCACTTAAGTCTtatcattttttttttatctTGAGCCCCTCCTTGGGCTTCTCTCATCACCACAACTGTTCTGTTGAAGTCCTACTGgctctgtgcgcgtgtcttgcttccccctccccaggTTGTCCTCCGTGTATCTTGGGCATTTGCATTCACGACGCCAAGATGTCGGCCGAAATCGAGTCGCATATTCTGAAGAAGTATGAGATTCAAGCACAGCTAGGACAGGGTGCCTACGGCATCGTTTGGCGCGCCCTGGAGCGCAAACACAACCGCGTCGTTGCACTCAAGAAAATTTACGACGCCTTCCAAAACTCGACCGATGCACAGCGCACCTTCCGCGAGATCATGTTTCTGCACCGGCTGCACCACCCGAACATCAtcaagctgctgcacgtTCATCGTGCCTTCAACGATCGCGACATATACCTGGTCTTCGAATACATGGAGACCGACCTGCACGTGGTGATTAGGGCAAACATCTTGGAGGAAATTCACAAACAGTTCATCATCTACCAGCTGCTCAAGACGATGAAGTACCTGCATTCTGCTGAGATTCTTCACCGTGATATGAAACCAAGCAATCTGCTCGTAAACAGCGACTGCACAATGAAAGTGGCTGACTTCGGTCTCGCGCGCTCTATCCTGTCCCTTGAGGGTGAACAGGCGTCGCGGCCGGTGCTAACGGACTACATTGCGACACGGTGGTACCGCCCGCCGGAGATTTTGCTCGGCTCGACACGATACACTAAGGGCGTGGATATGTGGTCTGTGGGCTGCATTCTTGGGGAGTTGATGCTGGGCAAGCCCATCTTTCCCGGCCGATCCACCACGAACCAGTTGGAGCTGATCTGCAGCGTGACGGGCATGCCCTCCGCGGCGGATGTGGCGGCGACCAACTCGCAGTTTGCCCACGCGATGCTTCGCGACATCCACTGCGCGCATCGACGCACGTTCGCTGAGCTGCTGCCAAGCGCTTCCGCCGACGCGTTGGACCTGATCGAGCGCCTTATGTGTTTCAACCCAAACCGTCGCATGACTGCCGCCGAGGCCCTGGAGCACCCGTACGTCGCTGCCTTTCACCGTCCTGACGACGAACCGGTGGCGACCGAACCCAtcaccgtctctctccccgaCAGCCAGCGTCTGCCCTTGGCCAAGTACAGGGACGCCATCTACGAGCAAAttgccgcgctgcgccgtAGCTCCACGTCCGCCGATCAACGACAGCGCGCGGAGCGACaggccgccggcagcaccgccagccgcAAGACGtccgtcagcagcgcctccgctggcGGCTCTCGAGGGGGCACCGGTACATCTGGGGTCACGCGACCCgccacgagcagcagcagcagcgccgccgcaggggcGGCTCCGCAGCGCAGTGTTGTGAAGCCCACCTCAACTAGCGCGGTCAACGAGGCATCATCTTCGAAGGCGTACGCCCGCCCCGCCTTCCGCTCGGCAACGTCTGCCGCCTCTGGTCTGGAAAGCAGACCCGTCGCGCgtgaggcagcggtgcgcaagTGACCGTCAtcgctgcgcctctgctctTTCGCTTTGAATGATAGAAGCCGTTGTCCCCTTTCGCGCGTGGGAGGCGCCTTTTTAATGAGCGAAGTCTGTGGACTTCGCAAGTGTGTGTAGatgtgcgtttgtgtgtgtgctcgccgGTACTTTAGCCTCGTTTCGGCGGATCCCGTTCTTTGGCGATGAGGCTCAGCAGATAtgaggaaaggaggggaggtCACGATTCGAGCGATTCCTTGCTCGTGTgtgaggggagagaggtACACGCTGCGATTGGCTTCCTGCCCGCCTGTCTGTATGCGGCGGACAAAGACA comes from the Leishmania infantum JPCM5 genome chromosome 36 genome and includes:
- a CDS encoding putative MP18 RNA editing complex protein, which gives rise to MFRRLSSAAATRPMATMEHPLTSAMQSQSVTNTRAAVSRVAMRACSITSGTSSGDVSATKGAAFSASRSGQRAPSINCVTLVGVVHDIQTGYVFEDAVTQFTLTTTSLDAANQAQECVVEKDHHTVRCYGDVFSREVRAKLSEGNVVCVNGRLRLNPQMEPSCNKYYYFPYIQVQPPHGQVSVVYGDRRSPPSPVNAATGELNNGNDNPTSSAAPAEDGDASATTQKTP
- a CDS encoding putative mitogen-activated protein kinase is translated as MSAEIESHILKKYEIQAQLGQGAYGIVWRALERKHNRVVALKKIYDAFQNSTDAQRTFREIMFLHRLHHPNIIKLLHVHRAFNDRDIYLVFEYMETDLHVVIRANILEEIHKQFIIYQLLKTMKYLHSAEILHRDMKPSNLLVNSDCTMKVADFGLARSILSLEGEQASRPVLTDYIATRWYRPPEILLGSTRYTKGVDMWSVGCILGELMLGKPIFPGRSTTNQLELICSVTGMPSAADVAATNSQFAHAMLRDIHCAHRRTFAELLPSASADALDLIERLMCFNPNRRMTAAEALEHPYVAAFHRPDDEPVATEPITVSLPDSQRLPLAKYRDAIYEQIAALRRSSTSADQRQRAERQAAGSTASRKTSVSSASAGGSRGGTGTSGVTRPATSSSSSAAAGAAPQRSVVKPTSTSAVNEASSSKAYARPAFRSATSAASGLESRPVAREAAVRK